The following proteins come from a genomic window of Coffea arabica cultivar ET-39 chromosome 11c, Coffea Arabica ET-39 HiFi, whole genome shotgun sequence:
- the LOC113716947 gene encoding acidic endochitinase-like, protein MAASLQPLFSAITFLLLVASLIGPSEAAGIVRYWGRGHDEPSSLAEFCRQEFATDVTIAFLENFGSGQIPELNIIHPLPSSSDIESCQKHQTKVFISLAGQPMLSSVEDAEEVAAYVWNTYLGGNSSDRPFGTAVLDGVELHIHSGNTTYLDDLARDLKGYPNVILAVAAECPIPDAALDATIRTGVVDQVRVEFFDNPSCQFTPPNDTSLLFRSWDNWSDYPGVNLLFLGIPINSSIAPEGGFISPNELVYEVLPYLKNSPVYGGIMVFPYLHHEVNFQSMLRSYARAA, encoded by the coding sequence atggctgCCTCTTTGCAACCACTGTTCTCAGCAATAACATTCCTGTTGTTGGTTGCTTCTCTGATCGGGCCCTCCGAAGCTGCTGGAATTGTCCGATACTGGGGCCGAGGCCATGACGAACCATCAAGTTTGGCTGAGTTCTGCAGGCAAGAATTCGCTACCGACGTGACTATTGcctttctggaaaattttggcaGCGGCCAGATTCCTGAATTGAACATAATTCATCCTTTGCCGAGCTCATCAGACATAGAATCTTGCCAGAAACATCAGACCAAAGTGTTTATTTCTCTCGCAGGACAACCGATGCTTTCTTCCGTCGAAGATGCGGAAGAAGTGGCAGCCTATGTCTGGAACACTTACTTAGGTGGTAATTCAAGCGACCGTCCATTCGGCACAGCTGTTTTAGATGGCGTAGAGCTTCACATCCACAGCGGAAACACGACTTACTTGGATGATCTTGCTCGGGACCTTAAGGGATACCCAAATGTAATCTTAGCTGTAGCGGCGGAATGTCCTATTCCTGACGCTGCTCTCGACGCAACTATCAGAACTGGAGTCGTCGATCAGGTGCGGGTGGAATTTTTTGACAACCCATCTTGTCAGTTTACCCCTCCAAACGATACCAGTCTCCTCTTCCGGAGCTGGGACAATTGGTCTGATTATCCAGGCGTTAATCTATTGTTCCTGGGAATACCAATAAACTCTTCTATCGCACCTGAGGGCGGTTTCATCTCACCTAATGAGCTAGTTTATGAGGTTCTTCCCTATCTGAAGAACTCTCCTGTTTATGGAGGCATCATGGTTTTCCCCTACCTTCATCACGAGGTAAATTTCCAGTCCATGCTACGGTCCTATGCTCGTGCTGCCTGA